One Dreissena polymorpha isolate Duluth1 chromosome 9, UMN_Dpol_1.0, whole genome shotgun sequence genomic window carries:
- the LOC127844246 gene encoding uncharacterized protein LOC127844246 isoform X1, whose translation MEVSQLSALFSIYVCLMRFERTHGISYKNMDDYCGSRISMDGDNQLSLYFSDDDECEVTIATTSQFPNMMLYFERFSVGCIYGTVTIRNKYGEPSSGLPESLCGYVSSSKVYTHNGDVKIKYVSKNGWTYASFSLIATLYSDSSTCGRWDHVCANGRCIDQDLKCNGYNSCGDNSGCSDDNNESSVSGVSIGVGISVGVIVLVIATVTIICCRRRSIGIPTQQPQPTAPGMQVVYAVHANSGQLNQRFSHGLYGIHMQQTAANNLPTTPLYDHLPPPYDPTWAPKDMKPDCQNELVSDQNVLTRIEKATGSDKPNMHEEGYIYDNVAADCSDDHYSTLDDIGANVNQHREYAPQ comes from the exons ATGGAAGTGTCACAGCTGTCAgctttattttcaatttatgtcTGTTTAATGCGCTTTGAAAGAACGCATGGAATAAGTTATA AGAACATGGATGACTATTGTGGGTCTCGCATCTCAATGGACGGTGATAATCAACTTTCACTATACTTTTCCGACGATGACGAATGTGAGGTTACCATAGCAACGACAAGCCAGTTTCCAAACATGATGCTTTATTTCGAGAGATTTTCAGTGGGCTGCATTTACGGAACTGTCACCATAAGGAATAAATATGGCGAGCCATCATCTG GCCTCCCGGAAAGTCTTTGCGGTTACGTTTCAAGCAGTAAAGTCTACACACACAATGGTGACGTCAAGATAAAATACGTTTCCAAAAATGGATGGACCTACGCCTCCTTCTCTTTGATCGCGACGCTATATTCGGATTCAA GTACGTGTGGAAGATGGGATCATGTTTGTGCTAACGGGCGATGCATCGACCAAGATTTGAAATGCAACGGTTACAATTCTTGCGGAGATAATTCTGGTTGTTCGGACGATAATAATGAATCTTCCGTTTCTGGCGTAAGCATAGGTGTAGGCATCTCTGTTGGTGTTATCGTACTCGTCATAGCAACAGTCACGATTATCTGTTGCAGAAGAAGATCCATCGGAATACCCACACAG CAACCCCAACCTACAGCACCTGGGATGCAAGTTGTTTATGCGGTCCATGCTAATTCTGGACAGTTAAACCAAAGGTTTTCACATGGGCTTTACGGCATACATATGCAACAAACAGCAGCTAATAATCTGCCTACAACGCCGTTGTATGACCATTTACCGCCTCCGTATGATCCTACTTGGGCACCCAAAGACATGAAACCAGACTGCCAAAATGAATTAGTATCAGATCAGAATGTACTCACACGTATTGAGAAAGCTACAGGGTCAGACAAGCCGAACATGCATGAAGAAGGATATATTTATGATAATGTCGCTGCTGATTGTTCTGATGATCACTACAGTACGCTTGATGACATAGGCGCGAATGTTAATCAACACAGGGAGTATGCTCCCCAATGA
- the LOC127844246 gene encoding uncharacterized protein LOC127844246 isoform X2 yields MEALRVAALFASVVCLMRFERTDGISYKNMDDYCGSRISMDGDNQLSLYFSDDDECEVTIATTSQFPNMMLYFERFSVGCIYGTVTIRNKYGEPSSGLPESLCGYVSSSKVYTHNGDVKIKYVSKNGWTYASFSLIATLYSDSSTCGRWDHVCANGRCIDQDLKCNGYNSCGDNSGCSDDNNESSVSGVSIGVGISVGVIVLVIATVTIICCRRRSIGIPTQQPQPTAPGMQVVYAVHANSGQLNQRFSHGLYGIHMQQTAANNLPTTPLYDHLPPPYDPTWAPKDMKPDCQNELVSDQNVLTRIEKATGSDKPNMHEEGYIYDNVAADCSDDHYSTLDDIGANVNQHREYAPQ; encoded by the exons AGAACATGGATGACTATTGTGGGTCTCGCATCTCAATGGACGGTGATAATCAACTTTCACTATACTTTTCCGACGATGACGAATGTGAGGTTACCATAGCAACGACAAGCCAGTTTCCAAACATGATGCTTTATTTCGAGAGATTTTCAGTGGGCTGCATTTACGGAACTGTCACCATAAGGAATAAATATGGCGAGCCATCATCTG GCCTCCCGGAAAGTCTTTGCGGTTACGTTTCAAGCAGTAAAGTCTACACACACAATGGTGACGTCAAGATAAAATACGTTTCCAAAAATGGATGGACCTACGCCTCCTTCTCTTTGATCGCGACGCTATATTCGGATTCAA GTACGTGTGGAAGATGGGATCATGTTTGTGCTAACGGGCGATGCATCGACCAAGATTTGAAATGCAACGGTTACAATTCTTGCGGAGATAATTCTGGTTGTTCGGACGATAATAATGAATCTTCCGTTTCTGGCGTAAGCATAGGTGTAGGCATCTCTGTTGGTGTTATCGTACTCGTCATAGCAACAGTCACGATTATCTGTTGCAGAAGAAGATCCATCGGAATACCCACACAG CAACCCCAACCTACAGCACCTGGGATGCAAGTTGTTTATGCGGTCCATGCTAATTCTGGACAGTTAAACCAAAGGTTTTCACATGGGCTTTACGGCATACATATGCAACAAACAGCAGCTAATAATCTGCCTACAACGCCGTTGTATGACCATTTACCGCCTCCGTATGATCCTACTTGGGCACCCAAAGACATGAAACCAGACTGCCAAAATGAATTAGTATCAGATCAGAATGTACTCACACGTATTGAGAAAGCTACAGGGTCAGACAAGCCGAACATGCATGAAGAAGGATATATTTATGATAATGTCGCTGCTGATTGTTCTGATGATCACTACAGTACGCTTGATGACATAGGCGCGAATGTTAATCAACACAGGGAGTATGCTCCCCAATGA